A segment of the Catenuloplanes nepalensis genome:
GGCCAGGTGGAGGTCATGAACCACAACACGGCCACGTCGGGCGGCTGGACCGCCACGTTGACGCTGCCCGGTACGTACACGATCAGCAGTCTGTGGAACGGCACCATGAGCGGCAGCGGCAGCTCCGTCACGGTCCGCAACGTGAACTGGAACGGCGCGATAGCGCCGGAGGGCAGCACCACGTTCGGCTTCGTCGCCAACGGCACCGGACTGCCACAGGTCAGCTGCACCCTGAGCTGATCTCGTCGACGGGGCTCGCGATGCCGCGGGCCCCGTCCCGCGGATCGGGTGGCGGGAGCCGGACAGTCGTCGCAGGATGGACGAATGCGACTGGTAACCCGAGCACTGAGCCTGGCCATGGTCCCGGCGCTTGCCCTGGGGCTCGTGGCCTGCGGGGATGACGACTCGGCGGCGCCGGGCGGCGGTTCGGCGGCGGCGCCGAGCAGCGCGGCACCGCTGGCGGTCACGCCGGCGGACAGCGAGACGAACGTGCCGGTCTCCGCGGAGATCGGCCTCAAGGACGGTGGCGCGCTGACCCAGGTCACGCTCACCGACGGCGCGGGCGCGACGGTCGAGGGCGAGCTGCGCGCGGACCTCAGCACCTGGGTGCCGGCCGACCCACTCAGCTACGACACCACGTACACCGTGCACGCGACCGCCGGGGACCGCGCCTCCACCAGCACGTTCACCACGATGTCCCGGCCGGGGAACCGGATGGACGCGCAGATCTTCATGGCCGAGGGCAAGACCTACGGGCAGGCCATGCCGATCGTGGTCGAGTTCGGGCAGGGCGGCGTGAAGGAGGCGGACCGGGCCGCGGTCGAGCGGCGTCTGTTCGTGCGGAGCGACCCGCCGCAGGAGGGCGTCTGGCACTGGGACAGCGACATCCAGGTCGAGTACCGGCCGGAGAGGTACTGGCAGCCGGGCACGAAGCTGACCATCCGGCTCGGGCTCGGCGGACTGCCGGTCGGCGACGGCCGGTACGGCAAGGTCGACGTCGACCTGACCGCGTCGATCGACACCAAGCGGCGCGAGATCCAGGTGGACAACGCGACCAAGAGGATGACCGCGGTCGAGGACGGCAAGACGCTGCAGACCTATCCGGTGAGCCTGGGCAAGACGTCCGCACCGTCCTTCTCCGGCACCATGGTGATCATCGAGCGCCTGGAGAAGACCACATTCGACTCATCGACGTACGGCGTGCCGGCCTCGTCCGCGGACGGCTACCGCACGGACGTGCAGTTTGCGGAGCGGCTCACCTGGAGCGGGCAGTTCATCCACGCGGCGCCGTGGTCGGACGCGGACCAGGGCCGGCGGAACGTCTCGCACGGCTGCGTGAACGTCTCCGACAGCGGTGGCAAATGGATCTTCGAGTGGACCCGGGTCGGCGATCCCGTGGTGATCAAGGGAACCGAGAAGACGCTGCCGGCCGGCGACGGCTGGACCGCGTGGAACATGTCCTGGCAGGACTTCAAGGCCGGTAGCGCGCTCTGAGCGGTAGAGGGCCGGGTGCACCGGCCCTCTACCGGATGATCAGCGTGCCCGGTTGACCGCGCTGGTCACGGCCTTGATCGAGGCGGTGACGATGTTCGCGTCCAGCCCGACGCCCCAGTACACGACCTCGTTGATCTCGCACTCCACGTACGCGGCGGCCTGGGCGTTCTCGCCGGCGGCCAGCGCGTGCTCCGCGTAGTCCAGCACCCGGACCCGGATGCCCAGTGCCTGCAGCGCCTGCACGTACGCGTCGATCGGGCCGTTCCCGACAGCGGCCAGCGGCCGGCGGTTGCCCTGGTAGTGCACCTCGGCCTCGATCTCGACCTTGCCGTCCACGCTCGCGGTGGAGTAGCGCTCCAGCGCCAGGCGCGGCGTCACCTGGTGCTCGACCAGGTAGGACCGCGCGAAGATCTCGAACATCCGCTGCGTGCCGACCTCGCCACCCTCGCCGTCCGTGACCGACTGCACCACGCCGGAGAACTCGATCTGCAGCCGCCGCGGCAGGTCGAACTTGTGCTCCTCCTTCATGATGTACGC
Coding sequences within it:
- a CDS encoding L,D-transpeptidase; translated protein: MRLVTRALSLAMVPALALGLVACGDDDSAAPGGGSAAAPSSAAPLAVTPADSETNVPVSAEIGLKDGGALTQVTLTDGAGATVEGELRADLSTWVPADPLSYDTTYTVHATAGDRASTSTFTTMSRPGNRMDAQIFMAEGKTYGQAMPIVVEFGQGGVKEADRAAVERRLFVRSDPPQEGVWHWDSDIQVEYRPERYWQPGTKLTIRLGLGGLPVGDGRYGKVDVDLTASIDTKRREIQVDNATKRMTAVEDGKTLQTYPVSLGKTSAPSFSGTMVIIERLEKTTFDSSTYGVPASSADGYRTDVQFAERLTWSGQFIHAAPWSDADQGRRNVSHGCVNVSDSGGKWIFEWTRVGDPVVIKGTEKTLPAGDGWTAWNMSWQDFKAGSAL